A genomic region of Palaemon carinicauda isolate YSFRI2023 chromosome 11, ASM3689809v2, whole genome shotgun sequence contains the following coding sequences:
- the LOC137650261 gene encoding myosin-11-like: protein MCDYPEAEETPEDFLSVEKSPADGELGSGTVEEQLERLNQKEYRARKRRHRSFWRRPPTYVYPDNFGFGVNTYQSMIDYLDAKDHGGIANREDVHLPLLEERCMRRYASDNPFRWYDNTDIDKYIAKGEKIRTQIRQNDAVGISNVLRRTHTNWSMTRKWVQLVKDSLSSKYRKEHKGFELKEPFYHPVTPVKILDIRDSTPDRLRLNILGQRSPLLDQRSVLLEQLQSEFSNAIQGLTQSRMEYDSEMEKRQHRLQSLDDKFEETVNRMYEQVQRISNKADQFASSTRDPREIEINTKDLALRNQIRRQEEMRNLVECVDEITEMDSARNQLRKSLRNLDNETRGLSCRIDDMKEQHIQEDDAVAEDLATMYYPEVRDIDNQFDYDHLMAMANARRKEALAKAMQRKKEVEEDDEELKSCRKPKHALIWTKHDRVTTRPKQPLLRDEVMSDTLANILNKASLMSSGTSESRRINSRARFINVFKPRPDTADRELIVPPSKTELNIDFMAKTLAQKGKCHRRYDIDQEVETPKSNLNTNARKNYCEMGIIKRREEYPSLSNRVRYANIRSRARITLLGY, encoded by the coding sequence ATGTGCGATTACCCAGAAGCGGAGGAAACTCCGGAAGATTTTCTAAGCGTTGAGAAGTCGCCAGCAGACGGCGAACTAGGGTCGGGGACGGTGGAAGAGCAGTTGGAGCGCCTCAACCAGAAGGAATATAGAGCGAGGAAGAGGCGCCACCGATCGTTCTGGAGAAGACCTCCCACCTACGTCTACCCCGACAATTTCGGCTTTGGGGTTAATACTTACCAGTCTATGATAGATTATCTAGACGCTAAAGATCACGGTGGAATTGCTAATCGCGAAGACGTCCATTTGCCGCTGCTCGAGGAGCGGTGTATGAGAAGGTACGCGTCGGACAATCCGTTCAGGTGGTACGACAACACTGACATTGACAAGTATATCGCGAAGGGCGAGAAAATTCGCACACAAATCCGTCAGAACGACGCCGTGGGAATAAGTAACGTGCTGAGGAGAACTCACACAAATTGGTCTATGACCAGAAAGTGGGTGCAATTAGTGAAGGATTCGCTGAGCAGTAAGTACCGCAAAGAGCACAAGGGTTTCGAATTAAAAGAGCCGTTCTATCACCCTGTGACACCTGTCAAAATCCTAGATATCCGGGACAGCACACCCGATCGCCTTCGCCTGAACATTCTTGGTCAGAGATCCCCCCTATTGGATCAAAGATCCGTCCTCCTCGAACAGCTTCAATCAGAGTTCAGTAACGCAATTCAAGGTCTCACTCAAAGCAGGATGGAATACGACAGCGAAATGGAGAAGAGACAGCACCGTCTCCAGTCTCTCGATGACAAATTCGAGGAGACCGTCAACCGCATGTACGAACAGGTGCAACGCATAAGCAACAAGGCTGACCAATTTGCAAGCTCGACCAGAGACCCACGAGAAATCGAAATTAATACAAAAGACTTGGCACTTCGCAATCAGATCCGCAGACAGGAGGAAATGCGTAACCTTGTGGAATGCGTCGACGAGATCACGGAAATGGATAGTGCCAGAAATCAGCTGCGCAAAAGTCTGCGCAATCTCGACAACGAAACACGTGGTCTCAGCTGCAGAATCGACGACATGAAAGAACAGCACATTCAGGAGGACGACGCTGTCGCTGAAGATCTCGCCACGATGTACTACCCAGAAGTTAGAGACATTGACAACCAATTCGACTATGATCATCTCATGGCCATGGCGAATGCCCGGAGGAAGGAGGCCCTCGCCAAAGCCATGCAAAGGAAGaaggaggtggaggaagacgacGAGGAACTCAAGAGCTGCAGGAAGCCTAAGCACGCCCTCATTTGGACCAAGCATGACCGCGTCACCACCAGGCCCAAGCAGCCTCTCCTTCGGGACGAAGTCATGTCCGATACCCTGGCTAACATCTTGAACAAGGCCTCCTTGATGTCCAGCGGCACAAGTGAAAGCAGGAGGATCAACAGCCGCGCCCGTTTCATCAACGTCTTCAAGCCCCGGCCTGACACCGCCGACAGAGAACTCATCGTTCCCCCTTCAAAGACCGAACTCAACATCGACTTCATGGCCAAGACTCTGGCACAAAAGGGCAAGTGTCACCGCCGATATGACATCGATCAGGAAGTGGAAACGCCCAAATCTAACCTCAACACCAACGCCCGCAAAAATTATTGCGAGATGGGCATCATCAAACGCCGCGAAGAATATCCTTCCCTGAGCAACCGCGTGCGGTATGCAAACATCCGATCAAGGGCAAGAATCACTCTTCTAGGATACTAG